From the genome of Phytohabitans rumicis, one region includes:
- a CDS encoding ABC transporter permease, whose product MTAQTYAPARVIPRLPSIGTVLALLVVGFVLVAAIAPGLLTDRSPTAIDLASTLQPPSWQHPFGTDDAGRDLLTRVIYGARQSMGIGLGATGLAFLIAIGLGFTAALAGGAVDAAITRLLEVAFAFPALLLALLVITVRGPSLATEIIAVGIGSAPGYARMVRGQVLAVRQAGFIEAAAALGHPRLSVIRRHLFPNAMRPLVAVATLGVGQSVVWASGLSFLGLGVPPPSSEWGALLDAGRLHITTSWWLEILPGLVIVLVALSATSLGRTLQNRLGGASR is encoded by the coding sequence GTGACCGCCCAGACGTACGCGCCGGCCCGGGTGATTCCCCGGCTGCCGTCGATCGGGACGGTGCTGGCCCTGCTGGTCGTCGGGTTCGTCCTGGTCGCGGCGATCGCTCCCGGTCTGCTCACCGACCGCAGCCCCACCGCGATCGACCTGGCCTCGACCCTGCAGCCGCCGTCCTGGCAGCACCCGTTCGGCACCGACGACGCCGGCCGGGACCTGCTCACCAGGGTCATCTACGGTGCCCGCCAGTCGATGGGCATCGGCCTGGGCGCGACCGGGCTGGCGTTCCTGATCGCCATCGGGCTGGGGTTCACCGCCGCGCTGGCCGGCGGTGCGGTCGACGCGGCCATCACCCGGCTGCTCGAGGTCGCCTTCGCGTTCCCGGCGCTGCTGCTCGCCCTGCTGGTCATCACGGTCCGCGGCCCGTCGCTGGCGACCGAGATCATCGCCGTCGGCATCGGGTCGGCACCCGGGTACGCCCGGATGGTCCGCGGCCAGGTGCTCGCCGTACGCCAGGCCGGCTTCATCGAGGCGGCCGCGGCCCTCGGGCACCCACGGTTGTCGGTCATCCGCCGGCACCTGTTCCCGAACGCGATGCGGCCCCTGGTGGCGGTCGCCACCCTGGGTGTCGGCCAGTCGGTCGTGTGGGCCTCCGGGTTGTCGTTCCTCGGCCTGGGCGTGCCTCCACCGAGCTCGGAGTGGGGCGCGCTGCTCGACGCGGGCCGCCTGCACATCACCACCTCCTGGTGGCTGGAGATCCTGCCCGGCCTCGTGATCGTCCTGGTGGCGCTCTCGGCGACGTCGCTCGGGCGCACCCTGCAGAACCGACTCGGAGGAGCCTCCCGATGA
- a CDS encoding flavin reductase family protein, whose translation MTVLRTNQDLDPHRLREVFGIFPSGVVAVAALVDGAPVGLAASSFTSVSLDPPLVSFSIANTSKTWPDLRRAAHLGITILADHHSTVARQLAGAVGQRFDGLPLTATGEGAVTLDDGLATFDTTIHREVLAGDHTIVLLRLHAVRHAGQADPSPLVFHRSRFGRLQPG comes from the coding sequence GTGACCGTGCTGCGCACCAACCAGGACCTCGACCCCCACCGGTTGCGGGAGGTGTTCGGCATCTTCCCCAGCGGGGTGGTGGCCGTCGCCGCCCTCGTCGACGGCGCGCCCGTCGGCCTGGCCGCCAGCTCGTTCACCTCGGTCAGCCTCGACCCGCCGCTGGTGTCGTTCTCCATCGCGAACACGTCGAAGACGTGGCCCGACCTGCGCCGCGCGGCGCACCTGGGCATCACGATCCTGGCGGACCACCACTCCACCGTGGCCCGCCAGCTGGCGGGCGCCGTCGGCCAGCGGTTCGACGGACTGCCGCTGACCGCGACGGGCGAGGGCGCGGTCACCCTCGACGACGGGCTGGCCACATTCGACACCACGATCCATCGCGAGGTGCTCGCCGGCGACCACACCATCGTGCTGCTGCGCCTGCACGCCGTACGCCACGCCGGGCAGGCGGATCCATCGCCGCTGGTCTTCCACCGCAGCCGGTTCGGCCGGCTCCAGCCCGGCTGA
- a CDS encoding ABC transporter permease produces the protein MIRRIVVKVASSVAVIVAAASVTFFAQLAVPGDRATALMNLQTGQDKKWTAQELAPLNDRYGFDDPIVVQYLHYVTGLFRGDLGTSYTQKRPVLEVIGGQLLPSLTLTVAALAVAWLLALGVTLLTVKRGRLLSGLGSAWEALTASLPHYWVGVVLLVVFAVQLRVFPIIGAPARGARSCRC, from the coding sequence ATGATCAGAAGGATCGTGGTCAAGGTGGCGTCCTCGGTGGCCGTCATCGTGGCGGCCGCCTCGGTCACCTTCTTCGCACAGCTGGCGGTGCCCGGCGACCGGGCCACGGCACTGATGAACCTGCAGACGGGGCAGGACAAGAAGTGGACGGCGCAGGAGTTGGCTCCGCTCAACGACCGGTACGGCTTCGACGACCCGATCGTCGTGCAGTACCTGCACTACGTCACCGGCCTGTTCCGCGGTGACCTCGGTACGTCGTACACCCAGAAGCGCCCCGTGCTTGAGGTGATCGGCGGGCAGCTGCTGCCGAGTCTGACCCTGACCGTCGCGGCGCTGGCGGTCGCCTGGCTGCTGGCGCTCGGCGTGACCCTGCTGACCGTCAAGCGGGGGCGGCTGCTGTCCGGCCTCGGCAGCGCCTGGGAGGCGCTGACGGCCAGCCTGCCGCACTACTGGGTCGGGGTCGTCCTGCTCGTGGTCTTCGCGGTCCAGCTCCGGGTGTTCCCGATCATCGGGGCACCAGCGCGTGGGGCACGGTCCTGCCGGTGCTGA
- a CDS encoding SfnB family sulfur acquisition oxidoreductase encodes MTGKVPVLAAAEAVAVAAELAAIFARDAAERDANRLIPLVELDRLSESGLLAITVPAPYGGADLPTETVAEVFRLLSAGDPNIGQIPHSHFVYVNQLRLRGTDAQQKLLFAEVLAGRRFGNAQSEANTRHVRDIRTTLTADGPGRWRLNGRKFYATGALLAHRIPVLAHLGPDGPLHVAWVDRHAGGVEVIDDWNGLGQRTTASGSVVLRDVDVPDDLITPFAVTFEGPQTYGAFAQVLHAAIDAGIARAALTDAATFVREKSRPYPDAQVERAADDPLVVQAFGEIELAVRGSEALLAEAARAIDRANADLTAASATAASLAVAAARAATTRAALDAGSRLFEVAGTRSAAAGLGLDRHWRNARTHTLHDPAAWKVQHLGRWAVDGTPPPNHGQV; translated from the coding sequence ATGACCGGAAAGGTGCCCGTGCTCGCGGCGGCCGAGGCGGTCGCGGTCGCCGCCGAGCTCGCCGCCATCTTCGCCCGCGACGCCGCCGAACGCGACGCGAACCGCCTGATCCCGCTGGTCGAGCTGGACAGGCTCAGCGAGTCCGGGTTGCTGGCGATCACCGTCCCCGCGCCGTACGGCGGGGCCGACCTGCCCACGGAGACCGTGGCGGAGGTGTTCCGGCTGCTCTCGGCTGGCGACCCCAACATCGGCCAGATCCCGCACAGCCACTTCGTCTACGTCAACCAACTGCGCCTGCGGGGCACCGACGCCCAGCAGAAGCTGCTTTTCGCGGAGGTCCTCGCCGGTCGCCGCTTCGGCAACGCCCAGTCCGAGGCCAACACCCGGCACGTGCGCGACATCAGGACCACCCTGACCGCCGACGGCCCGGGGCGCTGGCGGCTCAACGGTCGCAAGTTCTACGCCACCGGCGCCCTGCTGGCCCACCGGATCCCCGTGCTGGCCCACCTGGGGCCGGACGGCCCGCTGCACGTCGCCTGGGTGGACCGGCACGCCGGGGGCGTCGAGGTCATCGACGACTGGAACGGACTGGGCCAGCGCACCACCGCCAGCGGCTCCGTGGTGCTGCGCGACGTGGACGTACCCGACGACCTCATCACGCCGTTCGCGGTCACCTTCGAGGGGCCGCAGACGTACGGCGCCTTCGCGCAGGTGCTGCACGCGGCGATCGACGCCGGCATCGCCCGCGCGGCGCTGACCGACGCCGCCACCTTCGTACGCGAAAAGAGCCGGCCCTACCCGGACGCGCAGGTCGAGCGGGCCGCCGACGATCCCCTCGTGGTGCAGGCGTTCGGGGAGATCGAGCTGGCCGTGCGGGGATCCGAGGCGCTGCTGGCCGAAGCGGCCCGAGCCATCGACCGGGCCAACGCCGACCTGACCGCGGCGTCCGCGACGGCCGCGTCCCTGGCCGTCGCCGCGGCGCGGGCGGCCACCACGCGGGCCGCCCTCGATGCCGGCAGCCGGCTCTTCGAGGTGGCCGGCACCCGGTCCGCCGCCGCCGGGCTGGGCCTGGACCGGCACTGGCGCAACGCCCGCACCCACACCCTCCACGACCCCGCCGCGTGGAAGGTCCAGCACCTCGGTCGCTGGGCCGTCGACGGCACCCCGCCCCCCAACCACGGACAGGTGTGA
- a CDS encoding dipeptide ABC transporter ATP-binding protein: protein MTTVDSRLEDRIDVETRTAPLLRVENLRVSFAGTDVVKGISFTARPGGCLAIVGESGSGKSVTARTLVGLTGAHSRVTADRLDLAGTDLLHTSERAWRSLRGSRVGFVLQDALVSLDQLRRVGDEVAEPLRLHGWGRRADRAAKAIELLRSVGVPEPEVRAQQRPYELSGGLRQRALIASAIALDPPLLIADEPTTALDVTVQAQVLDLLAASKERGTSIILISHDLSVVARMADEVAVMRDGEIVEYGPASQVLYDPRHEYTRMLLDAIPSEHTRGTRLTTPTARTRRPVDEGTPVLAASHLTKVFRGPDKVDRTVVDDVSFELFGGETLGIVGESGSGKTTLARMALAILGATAGEVRLRGEPWSALSPAQRRPLRQQVGVVYQDPLSSFDPRWSVGRILIDALSTAARPPSSKTEARERAVRLLEQVGLRESHLNAAPLRLSGGQRQRVAIARALAPAPSVIVCDEPASALDVSIQAQVLDLLTDLQDDLGVSYLFISHDLGVIHHVSDRILVMKDGRVVEHGTADDVFDRPRHAYTRRLLTAVPRLRSS from the coding sequence ATGACCACTGTGGACAGCCGTCTGGAAGACCGGATAGACGTGGAAACCCGTACCGCCCCGCTGCTGCGCGTGGAGAACCTGCGGGTCTCCTTCGCGGGCACCGATGTGGTCAAGGGCATCTCGTTCACGGCCCGGCCGGGCGGCTGCCTGGCCATCGTCGGCGAGTCGGGGTCCGGCAAGAGCGTGACCGCCCGCACCCTCGTGGGGCTGACCGGTGCCCACTCGCGCGTCACCGCCGACCGGCTCGACCTCGCCGGCACCGACCTGCTGCACACCTCCGAGCGCGCCTGGCGGTCGCTGCGCGGCAGCCGGGTCGGCTTCGTCCTCCAGGACGCCCTCGTCTCCCTCGACCAGCTCCGCAGGGTCGGTGACGAGGTGGCCGAGCCGCTGCGGCTGCACGGCTGGGGCCGGCGCGCCGACCGGGCCGCCAAGGCGATCGAACTGCTCCGGTCGGTCGGCGTACCCGAGCCGGAGGTTAGGGCGCAACAGCGGCCGTACGAGCTCTCCGGCGGCCTGCGCCAGCGCGCCCTGATCGCCTCGGCGATCGCGCTGGATCCGCCGCTGCTGATCGCCGACGAGCCGACCACCGCGCTCGACGTCACCGTGCAGGCCCAGGTGCTCGACCTGCTCGCCGCCTCCAAGGAACGCGGCACGTCGATCATCCTGATCAGCCATGACCTGTCCGTCGTGGCCCGGATGGCCGACGAGGTCGCCGTCATGCGGGACGGCGAGATCGTGGAGTACGGCCCGGCCAGCCAGGTCCTCTACGACCCGCGGCACGAGTACACCCGGATGCTGCTCGATGCGATCCCGTCGGAGCACACCCGGGGCACCCGGCTCACCACCCCGACAGCGCGTACCCGCCGGCCGGTGGACGAGGGCACACCGGTGCTTGCGGCCAGCCACCTCACCAAGGTCTTCCGGGGCCCCGACAAGGTGGACCGCACGGTCGTCGACGACGTCTCCTTCGAGCTGTTCGGCGGCGAGACGCTCGGCATCGTCGGCGAGTCCGGCTCGGGCAAGACCACCCTCGCCCGGATGGCGTTGGCGATACTTGGGGCCACCGCGGGGGAGGTGCGGCTGCGCGGCGAGCCGTGGTCGGCGCTGTCGCCGGCCCAGCGCCGGCCGCTGCGCCAGCAGGTGGGCGTGGTCTACCAGGACCCGCTCAGCTCCTTCGACCCGCGCTGGTCCGTCGGGCGCATCCTTATCGACGCGCTGTCCACCGCCGCCCGCCCGCCAAGCTCCAAGACCGAGGCCCGGGAACGCGCCGTGCGCCTGCTCGAGCAGGTCGGCCTGCGCGAAAGCCACCTGAACGCGGCGCCGCTGCGCCTGTCGGGCGGGCAGCGGCAGCGGGTCGCCATCGCGCGGGCGCTGGCCCCGGCGCCGTCCGTCATCGTCTGTGACGAACCGGCCTCCGCACTCGACGTCTCCATCCAGGCCCAGGTGCTGGACCTGCTCACCGACCTGCAGGACGACCTGGGCGTGAGCTACCTGTTCATCTCCCACGACCTGGGCGTGATCCACCACGTGAGCGACCGGATCCTGGTCATGAAGGACGGCCGGGTCGTCGAGCACGGCACCGCCGACGACGTCTTCGACCGGCCGCGGCACGCCTACACGCGGCGGCTGCTCACCGCCGTACCCCGGCTGCGGTCGTCATGA
- a CDS encoding BTAD domain-containing putative transcriptional regulator — protein sequence MDGVLVDLGGVKKRMVVAALALHAGRPVSVDSLIDVLWGEDPPPTAVPTLHVYVAGVRRLFEPDRPARARPRVVVTVTPGYALRLPVGAVDAAAFDAAVDEAHRRLGAGVVAAEVPARPRLAAEELVGLVGQLDGALASWRGEPYADLADVPAAVAERARLEELRAVALEDRAVARLALGEHGTVAAELEALTARHPHRERLWLLRVLALAGSGRQADALDALRQVRRIFADDLGLDPGAALQGLEAAVLRQDPALIWRPDEGTGARQAPGPVPSLPAVDVHDSPVRWPMVGRVDELAALFGLLDRALASVPSFGLLVGEAGIGKTRLTEELAALARTRGFAVLWGRCSEDEGAPPMWPWVGVLRALADAVPATDLPAAARDDLAELFELLAIGLGRGTEPAHDPNVARFRLWSAATRLLVAASGARPLLIVLDDLHWADPSSLRLLSHLVEELTGGRVAVLTTRRPYPEPTGALARVAELLGRQHALRLDLSGLSAAATSALVEAVAERKATAAEAETLRERTEGNPFFIVELVCLMGDRRDALPSAVTDVVTRRVARLPGATGDVLRTAAVIGRRFDLALLADAVGRDEEAILDDLDPALAAGVVGEEETVDRFRFAHALVRDVVYAGLPAARRARRHAVVARSLSARDGAAERLSEVARHWLAAGPAHAPRAWRAAAAAAAHAGDLCAYEEEAALLAAALEAQRGDGAATPLDRYDLLMLRAEACRWLADRNGLTEAITAAVAEAERMGDVVRVARAAVAATEGAFFQLRPYGQTDEEAIAVLRRVLRDLPPDDGEPRCRALLTLAGELYYGDASAYRTALVEQGMAMARRIGDPALLVWACQTAFVATWRVDTADLRMSLCDEGLAAAQELGDPVREAILRTQRAIVAAELGRIAELHVEVRRARAVADRLRLDHLSIILTEVEWPWLAMRGQAGDVERLLARQRRFAELTSVPQYQVVLSISMAHGLQWRGRAHEIADIYQEAMDRSALPMEMNTLWGLARGDRLAEARVAYQRWGIPLTSNDWGSLMERCQAAEVAFGLGLAEAAAEIYRWLAPYAGRCCTAGFGGALGPVDAFLALAASAAGERDAAARHADDALRLCAEWDIPLAAQWVREQRERGGF from the coding sequence GTGGATGGTGTGCTCGTCGACCTCGGTGGTGTCAAGAAACGCATGGTAGTGGCGGCTTTGGCGCTCCACGCCGGCCGTCCGGTCTCGGTCGACTCTCTGATCGACGTCTTGTGGGGCGAAGACCCGCCGCCGACCGCGGTCCCGACGCTCCATGTCTACGTCGCGGGAGTCCGCCGGCTGTTCGAGCCGGACCGTCCGGCGCGCGCCCGGCCCCGCGTCGTGGTGACGGTGACCCCGGGCTACGCCCTGCGGTTGCCGGTCGGTGCGGTGGACGCGGCGGCGTTCGACGCGGCGGTGGACGAGGCACATCGGCGGTTGGGGGCCGGTGTGGTCGCCGCCGAGGTGCCCGCTCGCCCGCGGCTCGCCGCCGAGGAGTTGGTCGGGCTGGTCGGCCAGCTGGACGGCGCGCTGGCGTCGTGGCGGGGCGAGCCGTACGCGGACCTGGCCGATGTGCCCGCGGCCGTCGCGGAGCGCGCGCGGCTGGAAGAGCTGCGGGCGGTGGCGCTGGAGGACCGCGCGGTGGCGCGGTTGGCGCTCGGCGAGCACGGTACGGTGGCCGCCGAGCTGGAGGCGTTGACGGCCCGGCATCCACATCGCGAGCGGTTGTGGCTGCTGCGGGTCCTGGCCCTGGCCGGGTCGGGCCGGCAGGCCGACGCCCTGGACGCGCTGCGGCAGGTGCGCCGGATCTTCGCGGACGACCTGGGACTGGATCCCGGAGCCGCGCTGCAAGGGCTGGAGGCCGCGGTGCTCCGCCAGGACCCGGCGCTGATCTGGCGCCCCGACGAGGGTACGGGCGCGCGGCAGGCACCGGGCCCTGTCCCGAGCCTGCCGGCGGTCGATGTCCATGACTCTCCGGTGCGGTGGCCCATGGTGGGCCGGGTGGACGAGCTGGCCGCTCTGTTCGGGCTGCTGGACCGGGCGCTCGCGTCGGTACCGAGTTTCGGGCTGCTGGTCGGCGAGGCGGGCATCGGCAAGACCCGGTTGACCGAGGAGTTGGCGGCGCTGGCCCGTACCCGGGGGTTCGCGGTGCTGTGGGGGCGGTGTTCCGAAGACGAGGGTGCGCCGCCGATGTGGCCGTGGGTCGGTGTGCTGCGCGCGCTCGCCGACGCGGTCCCGGCCACGGACCTGCCCGCGGCCGCCCGCGACGACCTGGCCGAACTCTTCGAGCTGCTGGCGATCGGTCTCGGGCGGGGTACGGAGCCGGCCCATGACCCGAACGTGGCGCGGTTCCGGCTGTGGAGCGCGGCGACCCGGCTGCTGGTGGCCGCGTCCGGAGCGCGGCCGCTGCTGATCGTGCTGGACGACCTGCACTGGGCCGACCCGTCGTCGCTGCGGCTGCTCAGCCACCTGGTGGAGGAGTTGACCGGCGGCCGGGTCGCCGTCCTCACCACCCGGCGGCCCTACCCGGAGCCCACCGGCGCGCTGGCGCGGGTCGCGGAGCTGCTGGGGCGGCAGCACGCGCTCCGGCTGGACCTTTCCGGCCTGTCGGCGGCGGCGACGTCCGCGCTGGTGGAGGCCGTGGCCGAGCGCAAGGCCACCGCCGCCGAGGCGGAGACGCTGCGGGAACGCACCGAGGGGAACCCGTTCTTCATCGTCGAGCTGGTGTGCCTGATGGGGGACCGGCGGGACGCGCTGCCGTCGGCGGTCACGGACGTCGTCACCCGGCGCGTCGCCCGGCTGCCGGGGGCGACCGGTGACGTGCTGCGGACCGCCGCCGTCATCGGCCGCCGCTTCGACCTGGCCCTGCTCGCCGACGCGGTCGGCCGGGACGAGGAGGCCATCCTGGACGACCTCGACCCGGCCCTGGCCGCCGGCGTGGTCGGCGAGGAGGAGACGGTGGACCGGTTCCGGTTCGCGCACGCCCTGGTCCGGGACGTCGTGTACGCCGGCCTGCCGGCCGCGCGACGGGCCCGGCGGCACGCGGTGGTCGCGCGGTCCCTGTCGGCGCGGGACGGCGCCGCCGAGCGGCTCTCCGAGGTGGCCCGGCACTGGCTGGCCGCCGGGCCGGCGCACGCGCCGCGGGCCTGGCGCGCGGCCGCGGCCGCCGCGGCGCATGCCGGGGACCTGTGCGCGTACGAGGAGGAGGCGGCGCTGCTGGCGGCGGCGCTGGAGGCGCAGCGCGGCGACGGCGCGGCGACCCCGCTCGACCGGTACGACCTGCTGATGCTCCGGGCGGAGGCGTGCCGGTGGCTGGCCGACCGCAACGGGCTCACCGAGGCGATCACGGCCGCGGTGGCCGAGGCCGAGCGGATGGGCGACGTCGTGCGGGTCGCCCGCGCGGCGGTGGCCGCGACGGAGGGAGCGTTCTTCCAGCTGCGGCCGTACGGCCAGACGGACGAGGAGGCGATCGCGGTCCTGCGCCGGGTGCTGCGCGACCTGCCGCCGGACGACGGCGAGCCGCGCTGCCGCGCGCTGCTGACCCTGGCCGGCGAGCTGTACTACGGCGACGCGTCGGCGTACCGGACGGCCCTGGTGGAGCAGGGCATGGCGATGGCGCGCCGGATCGGCGACCCGGCGCTGCTGGTCTGGGCCTGCCAGACCGCCTTCGTGGCCACCTGGCGGGTCGACACCGCCGACCTGCGGATGAGCTTGTGCGATGAAGGGCTGGCCGCGGCGCAGGAGCTCGGCGACCCGGTGCGGGAGGCGATCCTGCGCACCCAGCGGGCGATCGTCGCGGCCGAGCTGGGGCGGATCGCGGAGTTGCACGTCGAGGTGCGCCGGGCCCGGGCCGTCGCCGACCGCCTGCGGCTGGACCACCTCTCGATCATCCTGACCGAGGTGGAATGGCCATGGCTGGCCATGCGCGGACAGGCCGGTGACGTCGAGCGGCTGCTGGCGCGACAGCGACGGTTCGCGGAGCTCACTTCGGTCCCGCAGTACCAGGTCGTCCTGTCCATCAGCATGGCGCACGGGTTGCAGTGGCGGGGTCGGGCACACGAGATCGCGGACATCTACCAGGAGGCCATGGACCGCAGCGCCCTGCCGATGGAGATGAACACGCTCTGGGGGCTGGCGCGCGGCGACCGGCTGGCCGAGGCGCGCGTCGCGTACCAGCGGTGGGGCATCCCGCTGACCAGCAACGACTGGGGGAGCCTAATGGAACGTTGCCAGGCCGCGGAGGTCGCGTTCGGGCTGGGCCTCGCCGAGGCGGCGGCGGAGATCTACCGCTGGCTCGCACCCTACGCCGGCCGGTGCTGTACCGCGGGTTTCGGCGGCGCGCTCGGCCCGGTGGACGCCTTCCTGGCCCTGGCCGCGTCGGCGGCCGGCGAGCGGGACGCGGCGGCCCGGCACGCCGACGACGCCCTGCGGCTGTGCGCCGAGTGGGACATCCCGCTCGCCGCGCAGTGGGTGCGCGAGCAGCGGGAGCGCGGCGGGTTCTGA
- a CDS encoding ABC transporter permease subunit, which yields MLTLAIPLAGFLGQVTRDEFEQVLDQPFVTTARTRGMSDLGVRLRHVLRHAVVPAITLSGWALGALIAGAVIAENIFGRPGIGQVLVTAVNTRDLPTVSGIVLVVAAVYVVANLLVDLAYAAIDPRLGGAR from the coding sequence GTGCTGACCCTGGCGATCCCGCTGGCCGGCTTCCTCGGCCAGGTCACCCGCGACGAGTTCGAGCAGGTGCTGGACCAGCCGTTCGTGACCACGGCCCGGACCCGGGGGATGTCCGACCTGGGCGTACGGCTGCGCCACGTCCTGCGGCACGCCGTCGTCCCGGCGATCACGCTGTCCGGCTGGGCGCTCGGCGCGCTCATCGCGGGTGCCGTCATCGCCGAGAACATCTTCGGCCGGCCGGGGATCGGGCAGGTGCTGGTCACCGCGGTCAACACCCGCGACCTGCCCACCGTGTCCGGCATCGTGCTGGTGGTGGCGGCCGTGTACGTGGTGGCCAACCTGCTGGTCGACCTGGCCTACGCGGCGATCGACCCGCGGTTGGGAGGTGCCCGGTGA
- a CDS encoding hemerythrin domain-containing protein, which produces MTATRVEQITLPGQAAAPPGPVDLGGMYVMHHAFRRDLAAFRAAVLHTPAEDRAAWTALAARWARFAGILHKHHHGEDEGLWPLLLARVDADGDAAGRATLAAMEAEHTEIDPLLRSCAEGFDRLAGHADPDALDALEVRVVALGERLSRHLAHEESEAMALVQRHLTPADWERVGKEHFASAYRPRDIPFMVPWVLAGLSAAERTRIRAAVPRPLAILWRLFWRRPFERRERAAFGYPRA; this is translated from the coding sequence ATGACCGCGACGAGGGTCGAACAGATCACGCTGCCGGGCCAGGCGGCGGCTCCGCCCGGTCCGGTCGACCTGGGCGGGATGTACGTCATGCATCACGCGTTCCGCCGCGACCTGGCGGCGTTCCGGGCCGCGGTGCTGCACACACCGGCCGAGGACCGCGCCGCGTGGACGGCACTGGCCGCCCGCTGGGCGCGGTTCGCCGGGATCCTGCACAAGCATCACCACGGCGAGGACGAAGGGCTGTGGCCGCTGTTGCTGGCGCGGGTCGACGCCGACGGCGACGCGGCCGGGCGGGCGACCCTGGCGGCGATGGAAGCCGAGCACACCGAGATCGACCCGCTGCTGCGCTCCTGCGCCGAAGGGTTCGACCGGCTCGCCGGTCACGCCGATCCGGACGCCCTCGACGCGCTGGAGGTACGCGTGGTGGCGCTGGGCGAGCGGCTGTCCCGGCACCTGGCCCACGAGGAGAGCGAGGCGATGGCGCTGGTGCAGCGCCATCTCACCCCGGCCGACTGGGAACGCGTCGGGAAGGAGCACTTCGCGTCGGCGTACCGGCCGCGGGACATCCCGTTCATGGTGCCGTGGGTGCTGGCCGGCCTGTCCGCGGCCGAGCGGACCCGGATCCGTGCCGCGGTCCCGCGACCGCTGGCGATCCTGTGGCGGCTGTTCTGGCGGCGCCCGTTCGAGCGGCGCGAGCGCGCCGCGTTCGGCTACCCGCGGGCGTAG